GAGAAACCGGCTACGCTTCACGGATCGCGGGAAGAGGTAGGCGCGGGGGGAACGGACCGGACCGGGAGGGGGCTGTGACGGGTAGAACAGAGAGGAAAGAGAAACCTCACCAACTCCGGCGTCGAAGAGTCCATGAGGACCGACGTGTAACTTCCATTCACTGTCCCAGGAACCGCGTATAACCTGGTACGCATTGAAACGACCTGCACGGTTTCCGTACAGTCCCCGTGGAAAGTGAACCGCTCGTCGCTCGACGCCTACCAACCGCGCCGTGCCTTACACGCGGAAACTTTTCGCGCGCGCTGTACCCACCGATCGTTTCGCTCCCTTTCCAGCGGATTCTCCCGCACCGATTTATTTCTGTTTACATAATTGGAAAAGCTCCCGGTTCCTCGAAACGTAGCCGACTGCGTCGCCGTACTCTCGAGGAAATTTCCGCGCGCTTGTACCCGCCGAGTTGGAACGCGCGTGACGCAGGTGGCACGCGCGATCGCGAATTTCTGGAATTTCCGTACGCGCGATTTTCCTAACGCGTTCCGGGACCGGTTTCGAGAAACCTCGATACGCGCGTATCCGCGGCTCCGATCGCGACAGGATTAGGGTGTCGGTATTGTTTTGCGTTGTCGGATCGTAAGGGAACCAAGTTAACGCGGTGACTCGGTTAACGTACCGGTCGTAATCCTTGCGCGAACGATTGGAAATGATGATTTGGAAATACAGGGTGGTTATTGAAACACCGAAGGGTTTGAAACAGGCACTACTTCTTCGGACCTGACCCGGACCAAACTAAGACAGATTCAAATACAATAACGAAAGATCGAAGAAACATgcgtttgtaaaaattatctTTGTTTTACGTCGTTCGGTTTCTCAGTGGCCACCCTGTGTATATCTACGCTCCGAGATGCGCGTAATAAAGTGTCTTACGAACGCGTGTTCCGTCAAACTCGAtttacgaattttaaacgattaaaaaaagaaacgtttagaGCGTTCCACTAGGTCTTCGATGTTTTCGTTTCGGGGCCGTTCAAGATCCGTCGTACATTCTACGAATGTCAACGATCCGTTGTACCAAACTGAGAATTCGACCTccggaagaaattgagaatcgtatcgagtcgaacgtttcgatcgaccgaGAGAAGGTCTGCGActaacaacgaataaaaattgatcgtcgGTTTCCACATTCCTCTGTAATATGGTATCACGTCCCCCTTAGTCCAGGAGACATTCCTTTATTTCTCAACTGTACGACAATCCGCGAGAAAGGATGCAGAACGAACTCGAAACTACATTCGTggaactttgaacattttcttcgataactGTACTTGCTTCGAAAAATAACAGATAGGACGTACGTTCATTGGACAATTTTCACGCGTTTTAGTGTATAGAACTAGTCCACCCTGAACGATGGACACGAATTTCTAAATCACCCTGTACGCGTTCTTCTAATGCGATATACGATAAACGAACTCACGGATGAAGGGTAAAGGACGatcgagtgaaaaatacacacaatacAGCCAAGTAAGAAACAGTGAACGTAGAACGAGAACGTAAATAAAAATAGGAGAAAATATACTCAGCGATCGAAAGTTTGGTAACGTCGATGGGGGACGATCgaaattctcgaacgtttcgatccttCGCGAATACTTCGCGGGCCTGAATGTTTCAAAGACTCGCGGTGTATTCGATCGAGTACGACTTTGAAATCGTGTTCGAAATCTGCAAATGATATCCAGCGAAACTCGACGACTACGGGACGACGAGGTTACCGATCATTGTTCGACACTCGCTCCATGAGGATGCACGGCTCGTGTCAAGGACCCATTCGGCCCTTGAACGAGTCATAAACCCATAGAACGTGAAACAATTGACGTGAGGAGTATCTGCCTCCGAAACATCGTCAAAACGACTTGACCGTGACATATATGAACGTAACCGATACTGCACAGATCTCTGCAGAAGGCATTTATTGTTATATAATATTGGTAAATAAACGACAGAAATGAAAAGTATCTCGTGGATCCTTTTTCGATAAGATGCTTCTTCGTGTTTCGATAATCTGGCCGAAAAATATTGACTTTTGTCCGATTTTGTCCAAAGTAACCgtaagacttttcggcacggtgTTTTTCCTCGCGTATTTCTACGCGTTTGCACCATACTCGCGATTTTTTCTACACGTACGCGATAAAAATTGCAGGAATTGTATAATCTTAAGCGAAGCGTGCCTTGAAGAACTGTTCCGAATAACTCGTCGTTctggttgcgcgaaacgaaaggaTCGAACAACGTCTTAATCGATACGAAAGTGCGCGGATATTTTGGAAGgcgtatatttgaaaaataaatttttcaagccCGATTACCAAAATACTCCCTCAAGTTGCATAATTCGTCGATCGGGTAAGAATAACCGCGAAATAAAAGTtacgttcgacgattcgattaAAGTTctgaaaaaattcgattcgcatatatttgtaaatatgaCATCACAATTCCAGAAATCCAGAATATTTTCAAGGAAAGGGGAGGAAAACATAATCTTCGCTGATCAGGGTATACGCAATTGTTAGAATTTAGGTATACGTAATGGTTAAATTAATAATGAGTAACAGAAGCCAGAGGGCTCTTTTGAGGACACCTGAACCGGACAAGACGTCCACGGTCTGATTAGCGTGAATCTGCGTGTACTCAATGAAGAAGAATTATTGCTATTTACTAAATTGTAGAGTTTATTACCGGGGCCGCTACGAGCAAGCTGTACCTTGTACATTGTAAGTCTGAAAGTAAGAGTGAATCTAACCAATGTTGGACGTGCTATCGTAGAGAAGTTCTTTCGAACAAATTCTCCTAGCAAATAATCCTAGCATTCGATCATTTCGAGTCTGAGACAGTTCTTTCGAAATAATCTCGGAGTATTGATTTTTTAAGTTACACGTTTTTCTCCTAGTTTTTATACAATCTGACAAATAATTCAGAACAGGTGATCGaaaacgtcgaataaaaaatagcTCGGTTCGATGAACTATCTCGACACTCGTATCGATACAACAAACAATAAAGCTTATTATATTGACTCTTGGCAGtactggagaatatataatgcgATTTGTGTTTACCATTTGTCCACAATTATCCGATTAACGAACGTCATCGCTCATCGTGAATTTTACACTCTTCGTTACGAGTGAATAGAATGGTAATAATAcactaataataaaattttccagtGAAAATTGGAATAATGATTATTTCAATAACGATTAGTTCGTTTAATGATCCGTGTTAGATAAGTTACAGATTCACGATCGATAACCATTATCGTGATTCCTTTTATTAATCAATTAAACTACACAAAATAATCAATTGCAGCCCAACGCTGACTTTTAGTATCGCCGAGATAGATTTACAATCACTTTCGCTAAGCCGCTGGTAATATCACTCTTTCGCAATAATGCTTTGCAAACATCGATATAACAACGGAGggtactttctttttctttggttCTAGgaacacaattttcgaaagataaTTCATTCTACgaccgaagaaaagaaaaatgtgttAATACCAGAAGCAACGAAGTGAATACATTGTTTATTTATAGCAACCGCGAACGTACAAAGTGAGTGTAGACAAGTAATATCGACAACCTCTGTAACAGCGTTCACTTCTTTTCCAATTCTCTTCGCATTTCTAAATGCGCTAAACTTTCTACCTACCGTCCGTATTTGTTCTTACACTCCATGCTTGCTATTTTCTCTTAGGTATATAAAATATGCAACCGTTTGCGACGATACGAAGACAAATAAATTATCGATATCGAAcgagaattttaaacaattatcaaacgacaatttttaagaacgaccaatatcaaaataataaaatcatatttttattatttaaacttctattatcgatacacttttaaccttattttcgaattttaaacaatcATCGAACGACGATTTCAAAAAACGATCaatatcgaaataataaaataattttgttactaTTTAAACCGCTACCATCGATACACTTTTAACGTTACTttcgaattttaaacaatcatcgaacgacgattttaaaaaacgatcaatatcgaaataataaaataattttgttactaTTTAAACCGCTACCATCGATACACTTTTAACGTTATTTTCGAAACGGTGCATCCAGGTTGCACTatcgtaacgatcgaaacgaagtcATTGCTTCCAATgaaatacatacgtacatacacatAACGCACCGTTAGTCATCGTCGATAGTTTCAAGTAGGTAAATAAACAATTGCGTGGCTACTTTACGACTCGACTACCTGTCGCGGTGCCTTTTTCCTCGTACGATTTCATTAAGAGCGAATTTCGCGTTACTCCATTATCGTATGTGTGTGCGTTACGTCGTTCGTTACTATCGCGTGGATCGTCCATCGTCGCTTTCGCGAATCTGAAACCTTCGGTTCGATTCATCTTCCGGTTCTGTAATGCACGTAGGAAATGTACGCATCGACCCCGTGCAATATCCCAACGAAACCGCTCATCATCTGTGGAGAAAACACAATTACACCacatgtacgggggaaaaaaagaaacgcaaatAAACGTGAATTTTACACGCGTCGATACGTACATAGGCGGCTGTCATCGCGGGATACACGTCGAATCCTGGCCTTACGTAATACTCAGGTAAAAGGAACACCTTCGTGGAGAACGCCAAATACGAAGCCGAGCTCAAGTACAAGAACGAGGCCAAAGCGTTGAACATCATTTCCTGGAATTGTTTCGCAAAGACGTATACAAAAGGATCGTGTGCGCGCATCGAGATTAAACGGTGCACAGCTCTACGTACAAAGAGGGACGATCTGATCAATTTGTAAGATTTTTCGGAGACGATGTAACAGGCGAGCAACACCGCCGACGTCAAGAAACAAGCGGAAGACGTGGTCAAAGACCCTTCGAAAGCAGAGCCGATCGTTGTGCTGTATCTCAAACCGTAGTTAATTAGCAGACTCTGTATCAAGCCACTGATCACCTGCGAAACGCGTGCACACGCTCGATTATTATCGCTGCGCGCGCACAGTCTGGTTGAAACAGTTTACCGAGGGGTTACACCGGGTTGGAGGTTTCAAGCGAATTCGAaaaagtgtgtgtgtgtgtgtgtgtgtttatttatttttccttgtCCCTGAATATTGAAGTAAATTGGTTATTACGCAAAGCAAACGATTATCGATATCTAGAAGCGAAATCAACGTCTCGTGGGATACGAgtatagggggaaaaataccgaAAGTAACATCCCGATTGAATTGATTTACTGCTCTTTTATGCAGCAacaattacgaataaatatatgCCGGTGATACGGTGGGAACAATATAGGTAATGTATTTACGTAAATGTTGGAACGATAAATAGCCAAGGTGATGCAAGCGGAGATAAAAATTCAGGCAAGCGACACAGTTTTTACTTGAaaacgtaaattttttttttcttctttttcaactCCGTAGTTGATAACTCGCGCGCACTTCATCGAGCCTTGATTAAATTTGGCGGAAATACTTCACGatgtgaattatttatttatctgccTACGATTTTTAATATCGATTATATACCTCTCGAGATACGAAACAGAAACAATTATTCATTTTTGGATGAAAAATGAagacaaaattttaagtttgcCTTCGATTCTTGCcgttattttgatatttttcgtgaaaattagtACACGTATCCATAagaaagaacaatttttcgaatattaattcaaaatttacaaagGAATCGTCCACATTGTCGCGCGTTAACGAGAATCGTCGCTCCGAGTTTGTTACTTTGATTAAAAAGTCAACGTCCGTGTAGAATAAGTATATCTGAAAGTAATTCTAAAAATAATGTACATTCGTAGATCCGCTGTGATCGTTTTTAAAGAACCACGAATATTTTGTGTCCCCAACTGGGTAACCCTTAATCCTTTCGCTCGTGATATTTAGTAGTACACGGGTTCGTTAACTTGTTTCAAATTGTTTAACCTTGGATTCGAGTTTCTGAGTTGACTCGTTTGGCAGCTGTGAATTGTACTAAATTTAACACGTTGCGGGTAAACGATCGAGGAGCCACTACAGAGACAATCTTTTGAAATAGATACATTTTTCCGTGGACAAAATAAACGCTAAcacgatcgataaaataaacgaataaaataaaaaaaattaatttttcgatgtCGATCGATTTCTATTACCGAAGTGAAGATACCATCGAGAAAAAGATAGTTTCAAGTGTACATACGTAACATTTTCAATCCCATTCTTTCCTCGAATCGATTCATCGGTTGGTTTCGCTACCGCAAAAACTGTagtttgaattaaatttttctacgAGAACGTAGACGATAGTATCTGTGCATTTAATGCAGCCACAGTACGCGTACGAAATATAGGAAAACCTGAAATAACGGGAAAAATTGCTTTCCACTCTATTTAAATCCATTTATGCTTCACGTTCTGTATGCAGCCTGTCTTCAAAAAATATTCGCTTtatggaacaatttttttcgtagAAAACGTTTTATATTACATTTGCACCTACCGGGAGTCTTCACGGATGAAGCAATCGGTATTGTTTGTGTCCCGGAAGTGACAGCTCCTTTATACGCCACACTCGAATTATCGAAGAACATAAAAAAAACTCTTTACAATAAAAGATACGTAAGCAGCTATTTATCCGGATACTCGATCGAATAGaagtaaatattgtttttattcgaacgaaaccaaagtgaaaaaaagaagattAACTTTCATTTTCTGATAAATCTGTACGAACTTGGACTCATCCTCGAAAAAAAGTATCTATTTCCTTGGTACTTTCATGGATAAAAACTTGCAGACCTTGACAACTTTTTTAAGAACTATTCTCCCGGGACagatattttataattgttcTTGGAAAAATTTCATGGAAGTATTTCCAAACTTTCGCTAGAAAGTCTCGTAAAATAACTCCGAACTAGTATGGAGAAAGTAAATAACAAAAATCTTATAAAAAAAGCGACACTCAAATAACCTATTAAGCGATCGAGAACATTTTCGTTATCGAGGAGGAAAATATCTGTCGCGGAGatcatttttattactttcaaaTTCGATTGGAACTTTGAAATTGGTCGGTTCCCGCGGGAACTCGTACCGTTCGAATCCTCGTTGCGTGAGTTTCGTTCGCAACGTTTTGCGAAAAATCTACCGAGTGacggtttcgtttcgatcaaCGATGAAAAAACGTTGTTTAATGTTCGGTTCGAAAGGAAATTCAACGCGGTGAATTTCACAACTCGGCGAGCTAAAGGGTTAACAGACCGAACGTACCGCTTCGCAGAGTTTCAGCATTCCGGGCATGGTCTTGAGGAATTCCACGTGTATGCACGTGCAACATCTGCAAAAGCAACACGCGACACCACCGGCAGCGTGTGTGCCGCTGGACGACATCCTGATCATCGGACCAGCCCCGGTTCTACCCATAACGTGACCCCTCGCTCCGCAACCTCCGTCCTTCAACGATCTATTTACCAGCCGGTTCCTCGATCCCACGATTTCCAAGCTTTTACGTCGTTGGGTTCGTTTACACGGGTTTTCGCAAACCGTTTTCGAACGTGTCTCGCGGTAGCAGTATCCGTTATCAAACCGTGGCTCTCCCGCAATTAATAAGTTCATTGAACCGTCCTGTCTACGCCCGGATCCTTGATTTCTTCTAATTGGTTAAACGGCCGATTCATTCGCATCGTTACGGAGCGCGAGCCAATGGATCGACCACGGTTGATCCTCGGACCCTACTCGAGACACCACGAATTATCGTCGcggtcaatttttttctttctttttttttttaaacaattataaatTTCCCGAATCGTTCGCGGTTCGAAGACGACCTTCTTACCGAACGTTTTCCTACGATCCGAGGGtgtttcgatcggtcgatctTCGAGTATTGTTCGTGACACCGCGAATGAACAGTTGCAAACGATTTGCCTCGAACAACCGAGAAATTTCCCGATGCGCGGAAGACGACCGTGTTCACGAACGTTTTCCAACAAACTGAGGGTGTTCCATCGTTGGAACCGAAACGTTTCAACGTCGTTGCACCCCCCGCGTCGCGTACAAGGGGTACAGACGTCTATTTCTGGCACGTGCCGCGCCGGGACGCGCGGTTCGCAGCCGCCGTCTGACACAGGAAatatgcgaaggcaaaaaaaaagaggaaggaagaagagagaaaaaacgagAACGGTCTCTGAACTGAGAACGAGGGGGGCAG
The Ptiloglossa arizonensis isolate GNS036 chromosome 12, iyPtiAriz1_principal, whole genome shotgun sequence DNA segment above includes these coding regions:
- the Sing gene encoding MARVEL domain-containing protein sing isoform X1; its protein translation is MNLLIAGEPRFDNGYCYRETRSKTVCENPCKRTQRRKSLEIVGSRNRLVNRSLKDGGCGARGHVMGRTGAGPMIRMSSSGTHAAGGVACCFCRCCTCIHVEFLKTMPGMLKLCEAVISGLIQSLLINYGLRYSTTIGSAFEGSLTTSSACFLTSAVLLACYIVSEKSYKLIRSSLFVRRAVHRLISMRAHDPFVYVFAKQFQEMMFNALASFLYLSSASYLAFSTKVFLLPEYYVRPGFDVYPAMTAAYMMSGFVGILHGVDAYISYVHYRTGR
- the Sing gene encoding MARVEL domain-containing protein sing isoform X2 codes for the protein MNLLIAGEPRFDNGYCYRETRSKTVCENPCKRTQRRKSLEIVGSRNRLVNRSLKDGGCGARGHVMGRTGAGPMIRMSSSGTHAAGGVACCFCRCCTCIHVEFLKTMPGMLKLCEAVISGLIQSLLINYGLRYSTTIGSAFEGSLTTSSACFLTSAVLLACYIVSEKSYKLIRSSLFEMMFNALASFLYLSSASYLAFSTKVFLLPEYYVRPGFDVYPAMTAAYMMSGFVGILHGVDAYISYVHYRTGR